The Hydrogenophaga crocea genome contains a region encoding:
- a CDS encoding TerB N-terminal domain-containing protein: MARKRKGDSVSVLGVVLVGLVALVASVPVEVWLFVGGVVLAFFAYRYFKAKPSSEPPETQPMPQSKATPRPRARALKSSDMDEPVSVTSTAAASPSTATSEYRLPAAPKGFGNATWLGAGQPVNVAGFSIPGGLIYVGTRLKTPSGDNDPCLIDPSLSVSKSGDYTERQMGYWPSYGAISSSARGAYLKWLAGGRQDPSADIGYVFLFFYGLERRAILDASSDAAARAEWPVIAEELRRLLDIYGQKSGSFRRYAVELLNWVSTVEHPERLYEKAVPSFPRSLELPLYVRHALGIAAVDGVPVPAGLALAWARLEPSVVLRTPAIRCPEQFDALFVQKYEQQFGAGMVLPRNRTKLKLVYRPASAGFRGYNDLRLTFGEVPDVSVLTGPVKKLQDLVDATSKELESYSRFVGKSVTGKNSLEGLLQLPPTLWPEQAQKALQQLKARIGEGMVAMPFQDLLNALGATTAFTKDKTLSLARTLESANVGFEPDVLAGAKTPKPEEKVVLFALPPSEQLSRTNGPYLAAALTLQLASAVATSDGEFGIKEMGHLRETVLSWTHLTPGQKRRLLAHLRLLMQAPASLTALKKKFEPLELNVKETIAAFMATVAQSDGEVSPGEVKMLEKVYKALGVDSKKVFSDVHAVAAGTKPTAAAVAKVEESSFKLDPARIAALQKDTEKVSALLANIFTDTDEPAVAVAEPVEAETEAEPSEASAGLLGLDEAHTSLARMMLSRPEWSRAELLDVAADLDLMLDGALEHINEAAFEAHDMALFEGEDPVTVNTEILDKVKA, encoded by the coding sequence ATGGCACGCAAGCGCAAGGGGGACTCGGTAAGCGTCCTCGGGGTGGTCTTGGTTGGCCTGGTAGCACTGGTGGCGTCGGTACCCGTCGAGGTGTGGCTCTTTGTCGGTGGGGTGGTCCTTGCCTTCTTTGCCTACCGCTACTTCAAGGCAAAGCCCAGTAGCGAGCCACCCGAGACGCAGCCAATGCCTCAATCGAAAGCCACGCCACGACCCCGTGCCCGCGCGCTGAAGTCTTCTGACATGGACGAGCCGGTATCGGTCACCAGCACAGCTGCTGCATCGCCAAGCACTGCCACCAGCGAGTACCGCCTTCCTGCAGCCCCGAAGGGGTTCGGCAACGCGACGTGGCTTGGTGCTGGCCAGCCGGTGAATGTTGCAGGCTTCTCCATACCGGGCGGCCTGATTTACGTGGGCACACGCCTGAAGACGCCTTCTGGCGACAACGACCCGTGCCTCATCGACCCCTCACTGAGTGTGTCCAAGAGCGGTGACTATACCGAGCGGCAAATGGGCTACTGGCCCAGCTACGGCGCCATCTCGAGCAGCGCGCGCGGCGCTTACCTGAAGTGGCTCGCGGGCGGCCGACAGGACCCCTCCGCCGACATCGGCTATGTGTTCCTGTTCTTCTACGGGCTGGAGCGACGCGCCATTCTTGATGCCTCTTCAGATGCTGCGGCTCGGGCCGAATGGCCGGTCATCGCGGAAGAACTGCGACGCCTACTTGACATCTACGGGCAAAAGTCAGGTTCGTTCCGGCGCTACGCAGTTGAACTGCTCAACTGGGTCTCTACCGTCGAGCACCCTGAGCGCTTGTACGAGAAGGCGGTTCCGAGCTTTCCCCGCTCCCTCGAGCTACCGCTGTACGTCCGTCATGCACTAGGTATTGCAGCCGTGGACGGTGTGCCGGTTCCAGCAGGACTTGCGCTTGCCTGGGCGCGTCTTGAGCCAAGTGTCGTGCTGCGCACCCCAGCCATTCGGTGTCCCGAACAGTTCGATGCCCTGTTCGTGCAGAAGTACGAGCAGCAGTTCGGCGCGGGCATGGTATTGCCACGTAATCGCACCAAGCTCAAGCTGGTATATCGCCCGGCATCAGCGGGCTTCCGTGGTTACAACGACCTAAGGCTCACCTTCGGGGAGGTGCCCGACGTGTCGGTACTCACGGGACCGGTGAAGAAGCTGCAGGACCTGGTCGATGCCACTTCGAAGGAGCTCGAGTCCTACAGCCGCTTCGTTGGCAAGAGTGTCACCGGAAAGAACTCGCTCGAAGGGCTGCTGCAGCTACCGCCCACGTTGTGGCCAGAACAGGCGCAGAAGGCATTGCAGCAGCTCAAAGCCCGGATAGGTGAAGGCATGGTCGCAATGCCGTTCCAGGACCTGCTGAACGCCCTGGGTGCCACGACGGCGTTCACCAAGGACAAGACGCTCTCGCTGGCTCGCACGTTGGAGTCTGCCAACGTGGGCTTCGAGCCGGACGTCCTGGCCGGGGCGAAGACGCCCAAGCCCGAGGAGAAGGTGGTTCTCTTCGCGCTGCCGCCGTCCGAGCAGCTGTCACGCACTAACGGGCCGTACCTGGCGGCGGCGCTGACGCTGCAGCTCGCCTCGGCGGTTGCGACCTCCGACGGGGAGTTCGGCATCAAGGAGATGGGTCACCTTCGTGAGACCGTGCTCTCCTGGACGCACCTCACTCCAGGCCAGAAGCGTCGTCTGCTGGCGCACCTGCGCTTGCTGATGCAGGCGCCGGCGTCCCTGACGGCCTTGAAGAAAAAGTTCGAACCGCTCGAACTCAACGTCAAGGAGACCATTGCCGCGTTCATGGCAACGGTTGCCCAGTCAGACGGTGAGGTGTCTCCTGGAGAAGTAAAGATGCTCGAGAAGGTCTACAAGGCCCTGGGCGTCGACTCAAAGAAGGTGTTCTCCGACGTCCACGCTGTCGCTGCGGGCACGAAGCCGACCGCGGCGGCCGTCGCCAAGGTCGAGGAGTCCAGCTTCAAGCTCGACCCGGCCCGTATCGCCGCGCTCCAGAAGGACACCGAGAAGGTCTCTGCGCTCCTCGCGAACATCTTCACCGACACCGACGAACCTGCTGTGGCAGTGGCCGAGCCCGTCGAGGCGGAAACCGAGGCCGAGCCAAGCGAAGCCTCTGCGGGTCTGCTGGGCCTGGACGAAGCCCACACCTCACTTGCCCGGATGATGCTCTCGCGCCCCGAGTGGAGCCGTGCCGAGCTGCTGGACGTGGCCGCCGACCTTGACCTCATGCTGGACGGCGCTCTGGAGCACATCAACGAGGCGGCGTTTGAGGCGCATGACATGGCGCTGTTCGAGGGCGAAGACCCTGTGACGGTGAACACTGAGATTCTGGACAAGGTGAAAGCATGA
- a CDS encoding ATP-binding protein, whose amino-acid sequence MTTTIRPRDRDAVIQSLRAGVVPRTGQHLVQVGRTREIETLLTDIERIADGGSAFRVVVGEYGAGKTFFLNLVRAVGMEKKLVVASADLNPDRRLHASGGQARSLYAELMRNLSTRTKPEGGALSGIVEKFIATAKTEAKASGQTTEAVLRQKLDHLTELVNGYDFADVIAAYCRGFEEGNEQLKSDAVRWLRGEFSTKTDAKQALGVRTIVDDAAVYDQLKLMARFVRLAGFSGLLVSLDELVNLYKLANTQARNANYEQILRILNDSLQGTAVGLGFVLGGTPEFLLDTRRGLYSYPALQSRLAQNTFASGGLVDFSGPVVRLSSLTPEDFYVLLQKIRHVNASGDPVKYLLPDQGIYSFMEHCSKRIGDTYFRTPRTTITAFINLLAVLEQNAGTTWQELLGGLEVLPDNGATGDQVVEAEGDDEFASFKM is encoded by the coding sequence ATGACGACAACGATTCGCCCCAGGGACCGCGACGCGGTCATTCAGTCGCTGCGCGCCGGGGTGGTGCCTCGCACGGGCCAGCACCTGGTGCAGGTCGGTCGAACACGGGAAATCGAGACCCTGCTCACCGACATCGAGCGCATTGCGGACGGTGGCTCGGCCTTTCGGGTGGTCGTGGGCGAGTACGGCGCCGGCAAGACCTTCTTCCTGAACCTGGTGCGCGCGGTGGGCATGGAGAAGAAGCTGGTCGTGGCCAGCGCGGACCTGAACCCGGACCGGCGCCTGCACGCCAGTGGCGGCCAGGCGCGCTCGCTCTACGCCGAGCTGATGCGTAACCTCTCGACCCGCACCAAGCCGGAGGGCGGCGCCCTGAGCGGCATCGTCGAGAAGTTCATCGCAACGGCGAAGACCGAAGCCAAGGCATCTGGTCAGACCACCGAGGCCGTCTTGCGTCAGAAGCTCGACCACCTGACCGAATTGGTGAACGGCTACGACTTTGCCGACGTCATCGCCGCGTACTGCCGTGGCTTCGAAGAAGGCAATGAGCAGCTCAAGTCGGATGCGGTCCGCTGGCTGCGTGGTGAGTTCTCGACCAAGACCGACGCGAAGCAGGCGCTCGGTGTGCGGACCATCGTTGACGATGCCGCTGTCTACGACCAGCTGAAGCTGATGGCGCGCTTTGTCCGGCTGGCCGGGTTCTCCGGGCTGCTGGTGAGCCTGGATGAGTTGGTGAACCTCTACAAGCTGGCCAACACCCAGGCACGCAACGCGAACTACGAGCAGATTCTGCGCATCCTCAACGACTCCCTCCAGGGCACCGCTGTGGGCCTTGGCTTCGTGCTGGGTGGCACGCCCGAGTTCCTGCTGGACACGCGAAGGGGGCTCTACAGCTACCCCGCTCTGCAAAGCCGCCTGGCACAGAACACCTTCGCCTCCGGGGGACTGGTCGACTTCAGCGGGCCAGTCGTTCGCTTGTCCAGCCTGACCCCAGAGGACTTCTACGTGCTCCTGCAGAAGATTCGCCATGTGAACGCCAGTGGCGACCCGGTCAAGTACCTGCTGCCCGACCAAGGCATCTACAGTTTCATGGAGCACTGCTCCAAACGCATCGGTGACACCTACTTCCGTACACCCAGGACGACCATTACGGCCTTCATCAACCTGTTGGCTGTGCTGGAGCAAAACGCCGGGACTACCTGGCAGGAGCTGCTCGGGGGGCTGGAGGTGCTTCCTGACAACGGCGCCACCGGGGACCAGGTCGTCGAGGCCGAAGGAGACGATGAGTTCGCCTCGTTCAAGATGTGA
- a CDS encoding DEAD/DEAH box helicase, with translation MAETQSSAFHLLDERIQRFIWAEGWESLRDAQEAAIPLIVPGDKDVIVAAATAAGKTEAAFLPALTHLLQREKPGLIVYISPLKALINDQFGRLDRLCEQLEVPVWPWHGDISSSSKTRFLTKRQGVLLITPESLEALLCNRGTALSAVFGEAAFFVVDELHAFIGSERGKQLQSLMHRVQVAIERTVPRVGLSATLGDMRLAADFLRPSAGERVQIVESKASVAELKVLVKGYEEPAVVLREGDDEVESEDSEPTTPGLIAAHLFKVLRGSNNLVFPNSRREVERYTHLLNEMCLKEQVPNEFWPHHGSLSKEIRTETEAALKQKEQPASAICTNTLELGIDIGAVKSVVQIGPPPQVASLRQRLGRSGRRKGEPAILRGYCIEDALDPRSSLDSLLRLGTVQMAAMVSLLLQKWFEPPRAHGAHLSTLVQQVLSVVAQRGGATIGQLYALLCAPGTPFQGLSKEEFAQLVRQLGAKELLTQDSSGLLLHGRLGEKFVNHYSFYAAFAADEEFRIVSAGRMLGTLPVSQMLTTGQRILFAGKTWLVESVDEPQKTIFVVRAGGGVPPLFNGGAGRVHTRVRQEMRRLLESNESLPFLDEVAQRFLSEGRQQYADRALSTEFVLNQGRELMLLTWLGDSANEAIAALLIRRGFVASPAGPGVEVRLDGRSAQDVLDALSDAAVDEPPSLDMLLQDVSNLQREKWDWALPDGLLRKAYASLNLDLDEGLAWVREATAR, from the coding sequence ATGGCTGAGACCCAGTCATCTGCATTCCACCTCCTCGATGAGCGCATCCAGCGCTTCATCTGGGCCGAGGGCTGGGAGTCCCTGCGAGACGCGCAAGAGGCTGCCATTCCCCTCATCGTGCCCGGCGACAAGGACGTCATCGTGGCTGCGGCCACCGCCGCAGGAAAGACCGAGGCCGCCTTCCTACCGGCACTGACCCACCTGTTGCAGCGGGAGAAGCCTGGGCTCATCGTCTACATCAGCCCCTTGAAGGCGCTCATCAACGACCAGTTCGGGCGATTGGACCGCCTCTGTGAGCAGCTCGAGGTTCCGGTTTGGCCGTGGCACGGAGACATCTCGTCTTCCAGCAAGACGCGGTTCTTGACCAAGCGCCAGGGCGTCCTGCTCATCACGCCAGAGTCGCTGGAAGCGCTACTCTGCAACCGCGGTACCGCTTTGAGCGCCGTCTTCGGCGAGGCGGCATTCTTTGTCGTCGATGAGCTGCACGCGTTCATCGGCAGCGAGAGAGGCAAGCAGCTGCAGTCGCTCATGCACAGAGTCCAGGTAGCCATAGAGCGCACGGTGCCACGCGTCGGGCTGTCAGCCACACTTGGGGACATGCGCCTCGCGGCCGACTTTCTGCGGCCCAGTGCGGGGGAGCGGGTTCAGATAGTTGAGTCCAAGGCTTCAGTTGCCGAGCTCAAGGTCCTGGTGAAGGGCTATGAGGAGCCCGCGGTGGTCCTGAGAGAAGGTGATGACGAGGTAGAGAGCGAAGACTCTGAGCCCACAACACCTGGCCTCATCGCAGCCCACCTGTTCAAGGTGCTGCGCGGCTCAAACAATCTCGTGTTCCCGAACTCTCGGCGCGAGGTAGAGCGCTACACGCACCTGCTCAACGAGATGTGCCTGAAGGAGCAGGTGCCCAACGAGTTCTGGCCGCACCACGGCAGCCTGTCCAAGGAGATTCGCACCGAGACCGAAGCGGCGCTAAAGCAGAAGGAGCAGCCGGCGTCGGCCATTTGCACCAACACGCTGGAGCTCGGCATCGACATCGGCGCAGTCAAAAGCGTCGTGCAAATTGGACCGCCTCCGCAGGTGGCCAGCTTGCGCCAACGGCTTGGGCGCTCTGGGCGCCGAAAGGGTGAGCCCGCCATCTTGCGCGGCTACTGCATCGAGGACGCCTTGGACCCCAGGTCATCTCTTGACAGTCTGCTTCGCCTGGGCACCGTCCAGATGGCGGCCATGGTGTCGCTTCTCCTGCAGAAGTGGTTCGAGCCGCCGCGCGCTCACGGTGCCCACTTGTCAACGCTGGTGCAACAGGTCCTTTCGGTGGTTGCCCAGCGAGGAGGCGCGACCATCGGTCAGCTTTACGCGCTCCTGTGCGCACCCGGCACACCCTTTCAGGGGCTCTCCAAGGAGGAATTCGCGCAGCTGGTGCGGCAGCTAGGTGCCAAGGAGCTGCTGACCCAGGACTCGTCTGGACTGCTTCTGCATGGCAGGCTGGGCGAGAAGTTCGTGAACCACTACTCCTTCTATGCCGCGTTCGCTGCGGACGAGGAGTTCCGCATCGTCAGCGCGGGGCGCATGTTGGGCACGCTGCCGGTCTCTCAGATGCTCACCACCGGGCAGCGCATCCTATTTGCCGGAAAGACCTGGCTCGTGGAGAGCGTTGATGAGCCCCAGAAGACGATTTTTGTGGTCCGTGCTGGCGGCGGCGTTCCCCCGCTGTTCAACGGCGGGGCTGGCCGGGTTCACACGCGCGTAAGGCAGGAGATGCGCCGGCTGTTGGAGTCCAACGAGTCGCTGCCTTTCCTCGATGAGGTGGCTCAGCGCTTTCTCTCTGAGGGTCGCCAGCAGTACGCTGACCGAGCGCTTTCCACGGAGTTCGTGCTGAATCAGGGGCGAGAACTCATGCTTCTGACCTGGCTGGGGGACTCAGCCAATGAAGCGATTGCCGCACTGCTGATTCGACGGGGGTTTGTGGCCAGCCCGGCTGGCCCAGGAGTTGAAGTACGCCTAGATGGCCGCTCCGCGCAGGATGTCTTGGATGCGCTGAGCGACGCGGCTGTCGACGAACCCCCGTCGCTGGACATGCTGCTCCAAGACGTCAGCAACCTTCAGCGGGAGAAATGGGACTGGGCGCTGCCGGATGGTCTGCTTCGAAAGGCGTACGCGAGTCTGAACCTCGACCTGGATGAAGGCCTTGCGTGGGTTCGAGAGGCTACCGCGCGCTGA
- a CDS encoding helix-turn-helix domain-containing protein, which produces MTVALGQRLREARLRRRFTVTQVAERASVSRPTLNKVEQGDPAVTLGTYLRVLAVLGLEHDLDQVAAHDPVGRRLQDAELNVPRRAPKRKKLDSPSDSPSEDEAQ; this is translated from the coding sequence ATGACGGTCGCGCTGGGGCAGCGCCTGCGCGAAGCTCGCCTGCGTAGGCGGTTCACGGTCACGCAGGTGGCCGAGCGCGCCTCGGTGTCTCGGCCCACACTCAACAAAGTCGAGCAAGGCGACCCCGCCGTGACGCTGGGCACCTACTTGCGCGTGCTGGCTGTGCTCGGGCTGGAACATGACCTGGACCAGGTAGCGGCGCACGACCCAGTGGGTCGTCGGCTGCAAGACGCTGAGCTGAACGTGCCTCGGCGCGCGCCCAAGCGCAAGAAACTCGACAGCCCGTCGGACTCCCCTTCCGAAGACGAAGCGCAATGA
- a CDS encoding type II toxin-antitoxin system HipA family toxin, whose product MSPAVKKSGARARPAPEAAPATPEGLEVWLDDPTFGPLTHLGRLHRSGLESVRFEYSPLWLKNGAAFALDPELSLASGNFYPKDSNFGIFMDSCPDRWGQTLMKRRELVEAKQQARTRREMRPWDFFLGVQDVTRMGALRFSALQSDKQLKQGPAPELLEGQALASQALAAPALTHMGELQAVALELTRKKVDDLDLLQQWLKVLVAPGASLGGARPKANLQDGLGQLWIAKFPGADDEHDWALREMLVHQLAAEYGLSVAPARLERIGHGFHTFVTRRFDRHGGRRRFFTSAMAVLGRSDSEETSYLDLAEFIASKQGVEGRIEADLRELFRRVLFNVAVSNRDDHLRNHGFMREATGWRLAPAYDMNPSTKKDGHVLALDDASTEPDLDTVMATAALYRVTPKQAQEDLARLSQVIGTWQNKAQLLGLSGEDRAELKDCFLV is encoded by the coding sequence ATGAGCCCCGCCGTCAAGAAGTCCGGCGCTCGCGCGAGGCCTGCGCCCGAGGCTGCCCCCGCAACCCCTGAGGGCCTCGAAGTCTGGCTCGATGACCCGACGTTCGGCCCGCTAACTCACCTGGGCCGGCTGCACCGCTCGGGCCTGGAATCGGTCCGCTTCGAGTATTCGCCCCTGTGGCTGAAGAACGGGGCCGCTTTCGCGCTCGACCCGGAGCTGTCGCTGGCCAGTGGCAACTTCTATCCGAAGGACTCGAACTTCGGCATCTTCATGGACAGCTGCCCCGACCGCTGGGGCCAGACGCTGATGAAGCGTCGAGAACTGGTTGAGGCCAAGCAGCAAGCGCGCACCCGCCGCGAGATGCGCCCGTGGGACTTCTTCCTGGGCGTGCAGGACGTGACCCGCATGGGCGCCCTGCGTTTCTCCGCACTGCAAAGCGACAAGCAGCTCAAGCAAGGCCCTGCTCCGGAATTGCTCGAAGGCCAGGCCCTGGCCAGTCAGGCGCTCGCAGCGCCAGCGCTGACTCACATGGGCGAGCTACAAGCGGTGGCGCTCGAGCTCACGCGCAAAAAGGTCGACGACCTCGACTTGCTGCAGCAGTGGCTGAAAGTGTTGGTGGCGCCCGGCGCGTCCCTAGGCGGCGCACGACCCAAGGCGAATCTGCAAGACGGCCTCGGGCAGCTGTGGATTGCCAAGTTTCCCGGTGCCGACGATGAACACGATTGGGCTCTGCGCGAGATGTTGGTGCACCAGCTGGCCGCAGAGTACGGGCTCAGCGTTGCACCGGCACGGCTGGAGCGCATCGGGCACGGCTTCCACACCTTCGTCACCCGACGCTTCGACCGCCACGGTGGCCGGCGACGGTTCTTCACCTCCGCGATGGCGGTGCTGGGCCGCAGCGACAGCGAAGAAACGTCGTACCTGGACCTGGCGGAGTTCATCGCGTCCAAGCAAGGCGTGGAGGGCCGCATCGAAGCGGACCTGCGCGAGCTGTTTCGGCGGGTGTTGTTCAACGTGGCCGTCTCGAACCGGGATGACCACCTGCGCAACCACGGCTTCATGCGCGAGGCCACCGGTTGGCGCCTGGCGCCCGCCTACGACATGAACCCGTCGACCAAGAAAGACGGTCACGTGCTGGCGCTGGACGATGCCAGCACCGAGCCCGACCTGGACACAGTCATGGCCACGGCGGCGCTCTATCGCGTCACGCCGAAGCAGGCGCAAGAGGACCTGGCCCGGCTGAGCCAGGTCATTGGCACCTGGCAAAACAAGGCGCAGCTGCTGGGACTCTCAGGGGAAGACCGGGCAGAGCTGAAGGACTGCTTCCTAGTCTGA
- a CDS encoding helix-turn-helix transcriptional regulator: MSKVSIERITKIVRIIRKRRAAPMAFLMNELEVSQASVKRDLDFLRDRLGCPLEWDRKKRGWVIRDDLAEGGRFELPGVWFDSSEVFALLTMLHLVEGVQPGLLEEHVGPLKTRLRSMLAEGTKSARPIERKLRLIHFAPRKVEPKHFQTIAGALLSGKRLRLQYWNRDRKESSDREISPQQLVHYRENWILDAWCHEKNALRSFALESIQSVRVLVEPALEVSQQEMHEHFRSGYGIFAGAAKHRARLKFTPERAQWVDKETWHHDQSSERLDDGSYILEVPYSNDQELVMDLLRHSPEVEVLSPPELRERLHTALCTAATKNRPAAIQ; encoded by the coding sequence ATGTCCAAGGTCAGCATCGAGCGCATCACCAAAATCGTGCGCATCATCCGAAAGCGTCGGGCTGCGCCGATGGCCTTCCTGATGAATGAACTGGAGGTCTCTCAGGCATCGGTAAAGCGCGACCTGGATTTCCTCCGTGACCGCTTGGGATGCCCCCTGGAATGGGACCGCAAGAAGCGCGGCTGGGTCATCCGGGACGACCTTGCCGAGGGCGGCCGGTTCGAGCTGCCTGGCGTTTGGTTCGACTCATCAGAAGTGTTCGCACTACTCACCATGCTCCACTTGGTTGAGGGCGTCCAGCCCGGCCTCCTCGAAGAGCACGTTGGCCCCCTGAAGACGCGTCTTCGCAGCATGCTCGCGGAAGGTACCAAGTCCGCAAGACCCATCGAGCGCAAGCTCCGACTGATTCACTTCGCGCCGCGAAAAGTCGAGCCCAAGCACTTTCAGACGATTGCTGGAGCGCTTTTGTCAGGAAAGCGCCTTCGCCTGCAGTACTGGAACCGCGACCGCAAAGAGTCGTCGGACCGGGAAATTTCTCCCCAGCAGCTCGTCCACTACCGCGAGAACTGGATTCTCGATGCCTGGTGCCATGAGAAGAATGCGTTGCGCTCCTTCGCGCTGGAATCAATCCAGTCTGTACGGGTTCTGGTGGAGCCAGCGCTCGAAGTCAGTCAGCAGGAGATGCACGAGCACTTCCGCAGCGGCTACGGCATCTTCGCCGGCGCCGCTAAGCATCGTGCACGCCTGAAGTTCACGCCAGAACGTGCGCAGTGGGTCGACAAGGAGACCTGGCACCACGACCAGTCCAGCGAGCGACTCGACGACGGCAGCTACATCTTGGAAGTGCCCTACTCCAACGACCAAGAGTTGGTCATGGACCTGCTGCGCCACAGCCCCGAGGTCGAAGTTCTCAGCCCGCCCGAGCTTCGGGAGCGGCTGCACACCGCCTTGTGCACCGCAGCAACAAAAAACCGCCCGGCCGCAATTCAGTAG
- a CDS encoding metal-dependent hydrolase — translation MNGPAHQLVAGFATGVFIAEQERQAGLQTAQPLLAGTAAAFLTKLPDILEPATSPNHRQFFHSVAFAGLLCLAFKELGKWQPESAGGDFLKALGQVAIPAYLIHLFLDSLTVKSLPLVGR, via the coding sequence GTGAACGGGCCGGCCCACCAGCTTGTTGCCGGCTTCGCCACCGGCGTGTTCATTGCCGAGCAAGAGCGCCAGGCTGGCCTCCAAACGGCCCAGCCACTACTGGCAGGCACAGCTGCCGCCTTCCTGACCAAGTTGCCGGACATCCTGGAGCCGGCAACATCGCCAAACCACCGCCAGTTCTTCCACAGCGTCGCGTTCGCCGGCCTCCTCTGCCTTGCATTCAAGGAGCTCGGCAAGTGGCAGCCCGAATCCGCAGGCGGCGACTTCCTGAAGGCGCTTGGCCAGGTGGCAATTCCCGCCTACCTGATTCATCTCTTTCTCGATTCACTGACTGTAAAGTCGCTTCCGCTGGTTGGTCGATAG
- a CDS encoding KAP family P-loop NTPase fold protein, producing the protein MWADNETTIDYLNFGVVADACAKLLQQAQGVPLSVGVSGGWGVGKTSLVRMIEDRLKQADAPGKNTYVVVTFNPWLYQDFEGARSALLQLIGDEVLRLAAKNEAVLKKAKRLLKRINLLRLAQLGGEAAATLYTGVPVGSIGAAVMKVGGFFGLGEGDGEPGDGEDEKGKDDKRAADGLLKPAEPVSLPSEIQAFRNALEELLEELKVTLVVFVDDLDRCLPKTAISTLESIRLLLFLKRSAFVVAADNEFIRGAVRVHFEGTGISAEVATNYFDKLIQVPLHVPRLGINEAKAYLALLLMERAHADGDFDKTGFETARGAIPKRLQTSWKGDAVTSEFLQSLVGVSNTRMLTLMQLAEGLAPLLTQSSAVNANPRLMKRFLNTVYLRSALAAPQGIDLDIPSLAKWHLVERCDETLANALAARVTSAADGRVPVLHEAEAAAASGAVLPEPFKDDRFTREWLQLHPPLGEADLRPLLHLSRDTATRDFGADNMTAEGRALRDALVSATASNAPLTEAIRAAGAIQTGMAMAKAWQLKAAKRTWRMGEDVVPLIEPCKVYPELAAQASALLAEAPAAKVGPGIIPLLYAQAWARPIVDKWEADSSAERPTKAAIAQAKKGAR; encoded by the coding sequence ATGTGGGCCGACAACGAAACGACTATTGACTACCTGAACTTCGGAGTCGTTGCAGACGCGTGCGCCAAGCTCCTGCAGCAGGCCCAGGGGGTTCCTCTCTCTGTAGGCGTGTCCGGCGGCTGGGGGGTCGGCAAGACCTCACTGGTTCGGATGATTGAAGACCGACTCAAACAGGCCGATGCCCCAGGGAAGAACACCTACGTCGTCGTAACCTTCAACCCGTGGCTCTATCAGGACTTCGAGGGCGCCCGCAGCGCGCTGCTGCAGCTCATCGGCGATGAGGTCTTGCGGCTCGCCGCGAAGAATGAGGCTGTGCTGAAGAAGGCCAAGAGGCTTCTTAAGAGAATCAACCTCCTTCGGCTGGCCCAGCTGGGTGGAGAAGCGGCAGCGACGCTGTATACGGGCGTCCCCGTAGGCAGCATCGGCGCCGCCGTCATGAAGGTTGGAGGGTTCTTCGGCCTCGGCGAAGGCGACGGTGAGCCCGGCGACGGCGAGGACGAGAAGGGCAAGGACGATAAGAGGGCTGCTGACGGTCTGCTCAAGCCGGCCGAGCCCGTCTCGCTGCCCAGCGAGATTCAAGCGTTCCGCAACGCGCTCGAAGAGCTGCTCGAGGAGCTCAAGGTTACGCTGGTCGTGTTCGTAGACGACCTGGACCGCTGCCTCCCCAAGACTGCCATTTCCACGCTCGAGTCGATTCGCCTCCTCCTCTTTCTGAAGCGGAGCGCCTTCGTTGTCGCGGCCGATAACGAATTCATTCGTGGAGCGGTGCGCGTGCACTTCGAGGGCACGGGCATTTCGGCTGAAGTTGCGACGAACTACTTCGACAAGCTCATCCAGGTACCGTTGCACGTTCCGCGACTGGGTATCAACGAGGCCAAGGCGTACCTAGCCTTGCTTCTCATGGAGCGGGCCCATGCAGACGGCGACTTCGACAAGACCGGCTTCGAGACCGCAAGGGGCGCCATTCCGAAGCGCTTGCAGACGAGTTGGAAGGGCGATGCGGTCACCTCGGAGTTCCTGCAGAGCCTCGTCGGCGTGAGCAACACCCGAATGCTCACGTTAATGCAGTTGGCCGAAGGCTTGGCGCCGCTGCTCACCCAGTCAAGCGCTGTCAACGCGAACCCTCGGCTCATGAAGCGGTTCCTGAACACGGTCTACCTTCGGTCCGCCTTGGCTGCCCCTCAGGGCATCGACCTAGACATCCCGTCCCTTGCAAAGTGGCACCTCGTGGAGCGGTGTGACGAAACGCTGGCCAACGCGTTGGCGGCAAGGGTAACCTCCGCCGCCGATGGGCGAGTTCCGGTCTTGCATGAGGCAGAAGCGGCTGCGGCGAGCGGCGCTGTGCTTCCTGAGCCATTCAAGGACGACCGCTTCACCCGCGAATGGCTGCAGTTGCACCCACCGCTAGGCGAAGCGGACCTTCGCCCTCTCCTGCACTTGAGCAGGGACACGGCGACTCGGGACTTTGGTGCGGACAACATGACCGCTGAAGGGCGCGCCTTGCGCGATGCGCTGGTCAGTGCGACGGCGTCGAACGCGCCGCTGACCGAAGCCATCCGCGCTGCTGGTGCAATCCAGACTGGCATGGCGATGGCCAAGGCATGGCAGCTCAAGGCGGCCAAGCGCACCTGGCGCATGGGGGAGGACGTCGTCCCGCTTATAGAGCCCTGCAAGGTGTACCCGGAGCTGGCCGCCCAAGCTTCAGCGCTTCTCGCCGAAGCGCCGGCCGCCAAGGTTGGCCCTGGAATCATCCCTCTGCTATATGCACAGGCATGGGCGCGGCCCATCGTTGACAAGTGGGAAGCGGACTCGTCGGCTGAGCGGCCCACGAAGGCTGCCATCGCGCAGGCAAAGAAGGGAGCCCGATAG